The Winogradskyella schleiferi genome contains the following window.
AGCGACTGATTCGTCGTTTAAAACGTGATATTACAGAACGAGGTAGAGACATTAATGAAGTTTTGCAACGCTACCAAAGCACATTAAAACCCATGCACCAGCAGTTTATTGAACCAATGAAAGAATATGCGGATATCATAATTCCGAACAACAAATACAACACTGTTGCTGTAGATATCGTTAAAACTATAATCAACGAAAAACTATAATGGGATTCTTTAATTCTAAATATCTAAAACCTTTTAAGAACATTTACGCCCTTGTTCTGGTCGTTTTTATCGTTTGGATGCTGTTTTTTGACGCGCATTCCTGGTTGTTTCATCACGAATTGAATACAGATATTGAAGAATTGGAATACCAAAAAGAACACTATAAAAATGAAATGGCGAAAGACAATAAAGCCATTAAGGAGTTGAGCACAGATGAAGGCATTGAGCGTACAGCACGTGAAAACTACTACATGAAAAAAGCCAACGAAGATATTTATATCATTGAATACGAAGACAGCCTAGTGAAACAAAAAGAAGATGAGTAAATCCTTATTTAAAGATTTTGCACCTGTTTCCTCAAAAGCTTGGAAACAGAAAATACAAGTGGATCTCAAAGGTGCCGACTACAACGACACATTAATCTGGAAAACCAATGAAGGCATTAATGTCAAACCATTTTATCATGCTGATGACTTTGATACACTACCAGAAGTCTCAAAATGTAAAGCCACCGAATGGGAAATATCTCAATCAATTTTAGTCACTAATGCAAAAGACGCTAATTCAAAAGCTCTTGACGCCATAGAACGCGGCGCAGAAAACATAATATTCCATATTGAAGATGAGAACGTTTCGGTTGAAGATTTGTTTCAAAATTTGGATTTTAACAAAGCAAGCGTTGATATTAAGTGCAATTTTATTTCTGAAACCTATGTTGAAAGCCTAAAATCCGTGATGTTGAGCGCAGTCGAAACATCTCGCACTAAAAAATCAAAAATACATATCCACACAGACATCATTGGCAACCTAGCTAAAACAGGCAACTGGTACAACGATCTAAAAGAGGACCACAACAAGTTTGAAGCCATAGTAAATTCTTCGCATCAACTCAGTGTTGATTTATGCTTATATCAAAACGCTGGCGGAACGATAGTACAACAACTAGCTTACGGTTTGGCACATGTCAATGAATACTTAAACCATCTTGATAATGCAATCGCCAACGAAGCGAAGCAATCGCTTCAAATAACGTTCAATATTGCAACAGGTTCAAATTACTTTTTTGAAATCGCCAAAATTAGAGCTTTGCGCCAATTATGGTCAACGCTGGCCTTGGAATATGGCCTAAACCAAAATTGCCGAATTATAGCCACACCAAGTAAACGCAATAAAACAATTTATGACTATAACGTTAATATGCTGCGTACCACGACAGAATGTATGAGTGCTGTTCTCGGCGGAGCAAACGTTATATGCAATCTACCCTATGATACGTTATTCCATAAATCCAATGAATTTGGAGAACGCATCTCCAGGAATCAGTTATTAGTTTTAAAGCATGAAAGCTATTTTGACAAAGTCAACAATCCAGCAGATGGCGCTTATCATATTGAAAGTTTAACTGAACAATTAGCCGAAAAAGCGCTTGATCTTTTTAAAGATATAGAATTGAATGGCGGCTTTTTAAGTCAACTAAAAGAAGGCACCATCCAAAGAAAAATTAAAGAATGTGCAGCCAAGGAAAAAGCCGATTTTGATGCTGAACAATTAGTGCTTTTAGGAACAAATAAACACCCTAATTTGGCTGATAAAATGAAAAACGACTTAGAAGTCAGTCCATTTTTAAAAGTTGAAAAGCGAAAAACATTGATTGAACCAATTATTGAAAAAAGGCTGTCTGAAAAATTGGAAATCAATAGATTAAATAAAGAATAAAACATGGTATTGAGAAAATCTATAGTTCTAGTTTTTTGTCTACTAATGTTATTATTCACTTCATGCATGGAAGTCGCAAAAGAAATTAATAACTGGACTCAAGTAACTGCACAAGATCAAATTATTGGAACCAAACATTTCCTAGAAAATGACGGTATCAAAGTATTTCTTCCCGATAGTTTCAAAAGATACAATGCGGTTGAATATTCGAACTTAATCGATTCGTTAGTTATTGATAACAATAATTTAAAAATTGAGCAAACCCGTTTTAAAAACATGAGAGAAATGGGAGGAAATCTTTACATTTTTTTCGACAAGTCCGTAAACTCTTCTTACACCATAAATACAATTCCCTACACACCAATCACAAGGCAAGATGCTAAATATCTGTTAGGCATAATTAGACAAAATCAAGATAAACTATCTGACACTACCGACTTAGATTACACTAAAATTACAGCCAAACACAACAACACTAACGGCACACAGGTATTTAAAGCAATCTTTAAGGTTGAAAACAGAAAGCTTCAGCACCAAGCGTTTCAGCATGTCTATTTCATTTCATCGAATAATAAGTCTGCACTAATAAATATTACTACGCCTTTTGAAGTAAATTTTGACCTGTATTTAGAAAAAATGACGTTATGAGCAGAAAAAACCTTCAACACCTAAGCTTAAAGCATGAAGCTCGAAACTCGAATCACGAAGAAAAAAACAACTTTCTGACCGCTGAAAACATCGCAGTCAAATCCACCTACTCAAAAAAGGATATTGAAGATTTAGAGCACCTTAATTTCGTTGCAGGTATTGCACCAAATCTTCGCGGCCCATATTCAACCATGTATGTACGTCGACCATGGACCATTAGGCAATATGCTGGTTTTTCAACGGCTACAGAAAGCAATGCGTTTTATAGACGAAACCTTGCCGCAGGACAAAAAGGATTATCCGTCGCTTTCGATTTGGCAACACACAGAGGCTACGATTCAGATCACGAACGCGTGGTTGGCGATGTTGGCAAGGCAGGCGTTGCTATTGATTCGGTTGAAGACATGAAAATTCTCTTCGATCAAATTCCACTTGATAAAATGTCGGTTTCCATGACCATGAATGGTGCAGTTCTTCCTATTATGGCATTTTACATTGTCGCAGCTGAAGAACAAGGCGTGAAACCAGAACTTCTCGCAGGCACCATTCAAAATGATATTTTAAAAGAATTCATGGTGCGAAATACCTATATCTATCCACCAACACCTTCCATGAAAATCATCTCAGATATATTTGAATACACGAGCCAAAACATGCCCAAATTCAACAGTATCAGTATTTCCGGCTACCACATGCAAGAAGCTGGCGCCACTTGTGATATAGAATTAGCTTATACTTTAGCAGATGGTTTAGAATACATCAAAAAAGGCTTAGATGCAGGTATGGATATTGACACCTTCGCTCCTCGCCTATCATTCTTTTGGGCCATTGGCATGAACCATTTTATGGAAATCGCCAAAATGCGTGCTGCACGTATGCTTTGGGCTAAACTGGTAAAACAATTCAACCCAAAGAATCAAAAATCTTTAGTCTTAAGAACACATTGCCAAACGTCTGGTTGGAGTTTAACAGAGCAAGACCCTTTTAACAATGTCGCCAGAACCTGTATTGAAGCCTCTGCAGCTGCTTTTGGAGGCACCCAAAGCTTACACACTAACGCTTTGGACGAAGCGATCGCTTTACCCACAGATTTTTCAGCACGTATTGCAAGAAATACGCAGATTTATCTTCAAGAAGAAACGCAAATCACAAAAACCGTTGACCCATGGGCTGGGAGCTACTATGTGGAAAAATTAACGGATGATATCGTTAACGAAGCTTGGAAACTTATTCAAGAAGTTGAAGCATTAGGCGGAATGACGAAAGCCATTGAAGCCGGAATTCCTAAATTACGAATCGAAGAAGCTGCGGCACGAAAGCAAGCACGTATAGATTCTGGCCAAGATATTATTGTTGGCGTGAACAAATACAGATTAAAACAAGAAGACCCTATTTCTACACTCGAAGTCGATAACCAAACGGTTCGTTTGCAACAAATTGAACGTTTAGAAAGCATAAAAGCGAGTCGTGATACTAATGCGGTAACTAAAGCATTATTTAAATTAACAAAAGCTGCTAAGACAAGTGAGGATAATTTGTTAGCTTTAGCCGTAGATGCCGCAAGAAAACGAGCCACTTTAGGCGAAATAAGCGATGCTCTAGAAGCAGAATTTGGGCGCTACAAAGCGCAAATTAAATCATTTTCAGGGGTGTATAGTAAAGAACTAAAAGACGACAAAAGCTTTCAAAAAGCGAGAGATTTGGCAGACCAATTTGCAGAACAAGATGGCCGCAGGCCACGAATTATGATTGCCAAAATGGGACAAGATGGTCACGATCGTGGTGCAAAAGTAATTGCTACAGGTTATGCCGATGTAGGTTTTGATGTGGATATTGGGCCTCTATTTCAAACACCAAAGGAAGCAGCGAAACAAGCCGTTGAAAATGACGTGCATATTTTAGGGGTATCCTCCTTAGCAGCAGGACACAAAACACTAGTGCCTCAAGTTATAAAAGAACTAAAAAACTATGGTCGTGACGATATTATGGTTATCGTTGGAGGTGTGATTCCGAAGCAAGATTACCAATATCTATTCGACGCTGGAGCAGTTGCCGTTTTTGGGCCAGGCACGAAAATTAGCGAGGCAGCTATTCAGATTTTGGAGCTATTGATTGATGACTAAAACAACTAAATTTTCTAAAACAAAAACCATAAAAATCACTTTTTTAATTTTAGTGATTTTAGGCATACTTTTTACGCATTTCTTTGCTCCTAGACTCATATCGGAAATAAGAAATCCCGTTGTTGGCTTAATTAAAAGAAATAAAAATATTGATGTTGACATTGCCGCAAAGGATGATTTGAAAATCGAAAGAAAAGACCTTAAGATTACTTCATTCGATGGTATTAAACTATCCGCCAGATTAACGTTTTCAAATTTGG
Protein-coding sequences here:
- the scpA gene encoding methylmalonyl-CoA mutase, encoding MSRKNLQHLSLKHEARNSNHEEKNNFLTAENIAVKSTYSKKDIEDLEHLNFVAGIAPNLRGPYSTMYVRRPWTIRQYAGFSTATESNAFYRRNLAAGQKGLSVAFDLATHRGYDSDHERVVGDVGKAGVAIDSVEDMKILFDQIPLDKMSVSMTMNGAVLPIMAFYIVAAEEQGVKPELLAGTIQNDILKEFMVRNTYIYPPTPSMKIISDIFEYTSQNMPKFNSISISGYHMQEAGATCDIELAYTLADGLEYIKKGLDAGMDIDTFAPRLSFFWAIGMNHFMEIAKMRAARMLWAKLVKQFNPKNQKSLVLRTHCQTSGWSLTEQDPFNNVARTCIEASAAAFGGTQSLHTNALDEAIALPTDFSARIARNTQIYLQEETQITKTVDPWAGSYYVEKLTDDIVNEAWKLIQEVEALGGMTKAIEAGIPKLRIEEAAARKQARIDSGQDIIVGVNKYRLKQEDPISTLEVDNQTVRLQQIERLESIKASRDTNAVTKALFKLTKAAKTSEDNLLALAVDAARKRATLGEISDALEAEFGRYKAQIKSFSGVYSKELKDDKSFQKARDLADQFAEQDGRRPRIMIAKMGQDGHDRGAKVIATGYADVGFDVDIGPLFQTPKEAAKQAVENDVHILGVSSLAAGHKTLVPQVIKELKNYGRDDIMVIVGGVIPKQDYQYLFDAGAVAVFGPGTKISEAAIQILELLIDD
- a CDS encoding FtsB family cell division protein; amino-acid sequence: MGFFNSKYLKPFKNIYALVLVVFIVWMLFFDAHSWLFHHELNTDIEELEYQKEHYKNEMAKDNKAIKELSTDEGIERTARENYYMKKANEDIYIIEYEDSLVKQKEDE
- a CDS encoding methylmalonyl-CoA mutase subunit beta, whose protein sequence is MSKSLFKDFAPVSSKAWKQKIQVDLKGADYNDTLIWKTNEGINVKPFYHADDFDTLPEVSKCKATEWEISQSILVTNAKDANSKALDAIERGAENIIFHIEDENVSVEDLFQNLDFNKASVDIKCNFISETYVESLKSVMLSAVETSRTKKSKIHIHTDIIGNLAKTGNWYNDLKEDHNKFEAIVNSSHQLSVDLCLYQNAGGTIVQQLAYGLAHVNEYLNHLDNAIANEAKQSLQITFNIATGSNYFFEIAKIRALRQLWSTLALEYGLNQNCRIIATPSKRNKTIYDYNVNMLRTTTECMSAVLGGANVICNLPYDTLFHKSNEFGERISRNQLLVLKHESYFDKVNNPADGAYHIESLTEQLAEKALDLFKDIELNGGFLSQLKEGTIQRKIKECAAKEKADFDAEQLVLLGTNKHPNLADKMKNDLEVSPFLKVEKRKTLIEPIIEKRLSEKLEINRLNKE